The following proteins are encoded in a genomic region of Ornithinibacillus sp. 4-3:
- a CDS encoding ABC transporter substrate-binding protein → MKFSKRFLFALFAILMLVVVGCSSNSSTEQDNDTDSDSTDNETNENDENSAGGELKVALPAQPSIIDPHVTTETVTSTSTKPVFETLVVTNEDRQPVPYLAEKIDVTDDNKTYTFHLRQGIKFHNGQEMTAEDVAASMNRWRVNATGAKVVIGDDEFTVVDDYTVELTLSKPSSLVPSLIATERLAAIMPKELVEEAGENPVSEIIGTGPFKFENWLQDQYIHLTKNEDYVPFDEPIDGLAGKREALVDDIYLYFVSDTSTRMAGLQTGEYDIDASIANQNLAQIQNAENLQEYIEPAGNLTLYFNKKDGVFADVNMRQAVSAALDIGEIMQAAYSEEDLYALSHSYIHENYPDWYSEAGQEFYNQNDPEKAKEWLEKAGYNGETIRFLTTRDYEEYYNAAVVIQEQLKNIDVEVELEVVDWATLLDRRSDPAQWELFISGFSVKPQPVGLLPLDKEYAGWTEDDKIEELKEVIQTASLEEAQAAWDELQAYAWGEYVPVVLLGFYNQVTGTNDKVEGYITDNGQPIFWNVKKLD, encoded by the coding sequence ATGAAGTTTAGTAAACGCTTTCTATTTGCTTTGTTCGCTATTTTGATGCTTGTTGTTGTAGGGTGTAGCTCAAACTCGTCAACGGAGCAGGACAATGACACAGATTCAGATTCTACAGACAACGAAACGAATGAAAATGATGAAAACAGTGCTGGAGGAGAATTGAAGGTAGCATTACCGGCACAGCCTTCGATTATTGATCCGCACGTAACAACAGAGACAGTAACATCAACATCTACAAAACCTGTTTTTGAAACGTTAGTAGTTACAAATGAAGACAGACAACCAGTTCCTTATTTGGCAGAGAAGATTGATGTAACAGATGATAATAAAACATACACATTCCATTTAAGACAAGGTATTAAATTCCATAATGGACAAGAGATGACTGCAGAGGATGTAGCTGCCTCCATGAACCGTTGGAGAGTCAATGCTACAGGGGCAAAAGTAGTTATTGGTGATGATGAATTTACTGTAGTAGATGATTATACGGTTGAGTTAACATTATCAAAGCCATCTTCATTAGTACCTTCTTTAATTGCTACAGAACGTCTAGCAGCAATTATGCCAAAGGAATTAGTTGAAGAGGCTGGAGAAAATCCAGTAAGTGAAATTATTGGAACAGGTCCATTCAAGTTTGAGAATTGGTTACAAGATCAATATATTCATTTAACGAAAAATGAAGATTATGTACCATTTGATGAACCAATTGATGGTTTAGCAGGTAAGAGAGAAGCGCTTGTAGATGATATTTATCTATACTTTGTATCAGATACCTCAACTCGTATGGCTGGTTTACAAACAGGAGAATATGATATCGATGCATCGATAGCGAATCAAAATTTAGCGCAAATACAGAATGCTGAAAACTTACAAGAGTACATTGAGCCTGCAGGAAATCTTACATTATATTTTAATAAAAAAGATGGAGTATTTGCAGATGTAAACATGCGCCAAGCAGTAAGTGCGGCATTGGATATTGGAGAAATCATGCAAGCGGCTTATTCAGAAGAGGATTTATATGCATTAAGTCATAGCTATATCCATGAGAACTATCCTGATTGGTATAGTGAAGCAGGGCAAGAGTTTTATAATCAAAATGATCCAGAAAAAGCAAAAGAATGGCTGGAAAAGGCTGGATATAATGGTGAAACAATTCGCTTTTTAACAACGAGAGATTATGAAGAATATTATAATGCTGCAGTAGTAATTCAAGAGCAGTTAAAAAACATTGATGTAGAAGTAGAGCTTGAAGTAGTAGACTGGGCTACTTTATTAGATAGACGTAGTGACCCAGCACAATGGGAGCTATTTATTTCTGGTTTCAGTGTGAAACCTCAGCCGGTTGGATTACTGCCACTTGATAAAGAATACGCTGGTTGGACAGAAGATGATAAAATTGAAGAACTAAAAGAAGTTATCCAAACAGCTAGCCTTGAAGAGGCACAAGCAGCTTGGGATGAATTACAAGCTTATGCTTGGGGAGAATATGTTCCTGTAGTTCTTTTAGGGTTCTATAACCAAGTAACTGGAACAAACGATAAAGTAGAAGGATATATTACAGATAATGGACAACCAATCTTCTGGAATGTAAAAAAATTAGACTAA
- a CDS encoding YhgE/Pip family protein — MKNAFKILKTDILNIIKNPAAIIVIAAVCFLPSLYAWLNIAASWDPYANTEGVTVAIVSEDKGAEVQGEFMDVGDEVINSLKKNDNLGWRFVSKEEAMKGVEHGDYYAAIIIPENFTEKLLSVTTDTIEKPNLDYYINEKINAISPKVTNSGATAIVENIHNHFVEEVNKSVLEVFNEFGLELEANYVNIEKVRETVFLLEDELPNIFSQLKKADESLGFVDESITKVTDTLEKVDEIDQRAIEVNQELLTKLNTQEEKIDETLDVIIGYLQGAQELFKQVPEITQEIADKGETFDQLVLTLEERKQGIDNVSIRLGEIQDFLLEQDQNLKESSKIKEIQDSVQQNIDDLNKLKTDLEQMLENIQGEESPGQTAAKELQDQANKLQQDINGAMKQTSDAIQNTITQAENNQEISDQTAQELQMIQDTINNAQKELDTQVQEAIDNFANQAANPEQAVEQWKTIIERLETNITVLQDIQTVMDQLQEAIQSDVIQDEAKRMTEIQEKLDQTNQKIDEVITGIETAKNRSGDALTQINEKAVEMEQGLNEIIDFVDQDLRTKFKDVAGQAKNILEQTATVFNDISEKIPVVREALEKGKEMTHDGQEKLALVNEHFPEASEVIRQLADKIRELEEKGDLDELIKILKTDPTEVSEFLADPIVLDEHRLYAIPNYGSAMNPFYTTLALWVGGLILVSSLKADIENKQRFRSHEAYLGRLFTFGGIAFVQAFIVTIGDLLIMKTYVANPIIFILLGIFISLAFVTIIYTLVSVFGNTGKVIAIILMVMQLGGSGGTFPIQMAPAFFQKIHGFLPFTHAITLLREAVGGVVWGVVWLHILYLVIYMIIFLLLGLLLKQFFNRSSDKFMEKAKKSKIVI, encoded by the coding sequence TTGAAGAATGCTTTTAAAATTTTAAAAACCGATATATTAAATATTATTAAAAATCCTGCTGCAATTATTGTTATTGCTGCAGTTTGCTTTTTGCCATCCTTGTATGCATGGCTGAATATTGCTGCCTCATGGGATCCTTATGCAAATACAGAGGGAGTAACTGTAGCAATTGTTAGTGAGGATAAAGGTGCGGAAGTACAAGGGGAATTTATGGATGTCGGGGATGAAGTAATTAATTCTTTGAAGAAAAATGATAATCTCGGATGGAGGTTTGTGTCAAAAGAAGAGGCAATGAAAGGCGTAGAACATGGAGATTACTACGCTGCGATTATTATTCCAGAGAATTTCACGGAGAAATTACTTAGTGTAACAACAGATACAATAGAGAAACCAAATCTAGACTATTACATTAATGAAAAAATAAATGCAATTTCACCAAAGGTAACTAATTCTGGTGCAACTGCTATTGTAGAAAATATCCATAATCATTTTGTGGAGGAAGTAAATAAATCCGTTTTGGAAGTATTCAATGAATTTGGCTTAGAACTAGAAGCGAATTATGTGAATATCGAAAAGGTTAGAGAGACAGTCTTTCTATTAGAGGATGAGCTACCAAATATATTTTCACAGTTGAAGAAGGCAGATGAATCATTAGGATTTGTAGATGAATCTATTACAAAAGTTACTGATACACTTGAGAAAGTAGATGAAATAGATCAAAGAGCAATAGAAGTAAATCAGGAATTGCTTACGAAACTAAATACACAGGAAGAAAAGATTGATGAAACATTAGATGTAATTATTGGTTATTTACAAGGAGCACAAGAACTCTTTAAGCAAGTACCTGAGATAACGCAAGAAATTGCTGATAAAGGAGAAACCTTTGACCAGCTTGTACTAACATTAGAAGAACGCAAGCAAGGTATTGATAATGTTTCTATACGTCTCGGTGAAATACAAGATTTCCTTTTAGAGCAGGATCAGAACTTAAAAGAGTCATCTAAAATAAAAGAAATACAAGATTCTGTTCAACAGAATATAGATGATTTAAATAAATTAAAAACAGATTTAGAACAAATGTTAGAGAATATCCAAGGAGAAGAATCACCAGGGCAAACAGCTGCAAAAGAATTACAAGATCAAGCAAATAAGCTCCAACAAGATATAAATGGAGCAATGAAACAAACGAGTGATGCAATACAAAATACGATTACCCAAGCAGAAAATAATCAAGAAATAAGTGACCAAACCGCCCAAGAGCTTCAGATGATACAAGATACTATTAATAATGCGCAGAAGGAATTAGATACTCAAGTACAGGAGGCGATTGATAACTTTGCAAACCAAGCAGCAAATCCTGAACAAGCAGTGGAACAATGGAAAACAATCATTGAGCGCTTAGAAACAAATATAACTGTATTACAGGATATCCAAACTGTTATGGATCAATTACAAGAAGCTATCCAATCAGATGTCATTCAAGATGAAGCAAAAAGAATGACGGAAATCCAGGAGAAATTAGATCAGACGAATCAAAAGATTGACGAGGTAATTACAGGTATAGAAACGGCTAAAAATCGAAGTGGTGATGCGCTTACTCAAATAAATGAAAAAGCAGTGGAGATGGAACAAGGATTGAATGAAATTATTGACTTTGTTGATCAAGATTTACGTACAAAGTTTAAAGATGTAGCAGGTCAAGCAAAAAATATCCTTGAACAAACAGCAACTGTGTTTAATGACATAAGTGAGAAAATCCCTGTTGTACGAGAAGCTTTAGAAAAAGGGAAAGAAATGACACATGATGGACAAGAAAAACTAGCTCTAGTAAATGAGCATTTCCCTGAAGCGAGCGAAGTCATTAGACAATTAGCTGATAAAATTAGAGAGCTAGAAGAAAAAGGCGATCTTGATGAATTAATCAAGATATTAAAAACAGATCCAACAGAAGTAAGTGAATTTCTGGCAGATCCCATTGTTCTAGATGAACATCGCTTATATGCTATTCCTAATTATGGATCTGCAATGAATCCATTTTACACTACACTTGCATTATGGGTAGGGGGATTGATTTTAGTTTCCTCCTTAAAAGCAGATATTGAGAATAAACAAAGATTCCGTAGTCATGAAGCATATTTAGGTAGATTATTTACATTTGGTGGTATAGCCTTTGTCCAGGCATTTATTGTGACAATTGGTGATTTATTGATTATGAAAACATATGTCGCTAATCCTATCATATTTATCTTGTTAGGAATATTTATTAGCCTAGCCTTTGTGACAATCATCTACACATTGGTTTCTGTATTTGGTAATACTGGGAAGGTTATTGCAATTATCTTGATGGTGATGCAATTAGGTGGATCTGGAGGAACATTCCCAATCCAAATGGCACCAGCCTTTTTCCAAAAAATCCACGGATTTTTACCCTTTACACATGCAATCACATTGCTCAGAGAAGCTGTTGGTGGAGTAGTATGGGGAGTTGTTTGGCTGCATATCCTTTACTTAGTTATTTACATGATTATATTTTTGTTACTAGGTCTTTTGTTGAAGCAATTCTTTAATCGTTCTAGTGATAAATTTATGGAAAAAGCGAAGAAGAGTAAAATTGTAATTTAA
- the cls gene encoding cardiolipin synthase, which yields MTFTSIFTISIFVINIFLAIIIVFIGRKSSSSTWAWLFVLLFLPVVGFILYMLLGRNLRKKNFVRWRMLHEEEALDVFLKQKKKMQEDSFRFPNKITNNHQQLVQMNVDYNHAILTTHNHVDMIIDGKEKFRQVIADIEKAQNHIHMQYYIFKMDETGKSIYDALVKKANEGVEVKVIYDDLGSRKLKKKHFQTLINAGGEVEAFFSTRFALFNPRINFRNHRKLIIIDGKLGYIGGFNIGNEYAGLDKRFGYWRDTHLRITGHSVYSMQTHFLFDWHQAGNIPFNSNRPEYFPKFVESSAIPIQIVSSGPDTAIESIKDSYIRMILTAKKYVYIESPYFIPDQAFLNAIRIAAASGVDVRVITPAKTDHPFVYGGNSAYGGDLLQYGGRLYRYDKGFLHAKMMVVDDEICTIGTTNIDVRSFSLNFEINAIIYDGDIAKKCRELFEQDLSNSFEVTREMYAQRSLWTRIRESVSRLLAPIL from the coding sequence ATGACATTTACTAGTATCTTTACAATCTCTATTTTCGTTATCAATATTTTCTTAGCAATAATCATTGTATTCATTGGCCGAAAAAGCTCTTCTTCCACTTGGGCATGGCTATTTGTACTATTATTCTTACCTGTTGTTGGATTCATATTGTATATGCTATTAGGCAGGAATTTACGTAAGAAAAATTTTGTGCGTTGGCGCATGCTACATGAGGAAGAAGCTTTAGATGTTTTTCTTAAACAAAAGAAGAAAATGCAAGAAGATTCCTTTCGTTTTCCAAATAAGATAACTAATAATCATCAACAGCTTGTTCAAATGAATGTTGATTATAATCATGCTATTTTAACTACACATAATCATGTTGATATGATCATAGATGGAAAAGAGAAATTCCGTCAGGTTATTGCCGATATTGAAAAGGCACAAAACCACATTCATATGCAATATTACATTTTTAAAATGGATGAAACAGGTAAAAGTATTTATGATGCACTTGTGAAGAAGGCTAATGAGGGTGTAGAAGTCAAAGTCATTTATGATGATTTAGGATCTAGAAAATTAAAAAAGAAGCATTTTCAAACGTTAATAAATGCTGGTGGAGAGGTAGAGGCATTTTTTTCAACCCGTTTTGCTTTATTTAATCCTCGTATTAATTTCCGTAATCATAGAAAATTAATTATTATTGATGGGAAATTAGGCTATATTGGTGGTTTCAATATTGGAAATGAATATGCTGGCCTAGATAAGCGCTTTGGATATTGGCGCGATACTCATCTAAGAATTACAGGTCATTCTGTTTATAGTATGCAAACACACTTTTTATTCGATTGGCATCAGGCGGGAAATATTCCCTTCAATAGTAATCGACCCGAATATTTCCCTAAATTTGTAGAATCTTCTGCTATACCAATTCAAATTGTATCTAGTGGCCCAGACACAGCTATAGAATCCATTAAGGACAGTTATATTCGGATGATTTTAACTGCGAAAAAATATGTTTATATTGAATCGCCTTATTTTATTCCAGACCAAGCTTTTCTAAATGCTATTCGAATTGCTGCCGCATCTGGAGTCGATGTTCGAGTGATCACTCCAGCCAAGACAGATCATCCTTTTGTATATGGTGGAAATTCTGCATATGGTGGCGATTTATTACAGTATGGCGGAAGATTATATCGCTATGATAAAGGTTTTTTACATGCAAAAATGATGGTAGTGGATGATGAGATTTGTACAATTGGAACAACAAATATCGATGTAAGAAGCTTTAGCTTAAATTTTGAAATCAATGCAATTATCTATGATGGAGATATCGCAAAAAAATGCCGAGAATTATTTGAGCAAGATTTATCAAATAGCTTTGAGGTTACTAGAGAAATGTATGCACAACGCAGTCTTTGGACGAGAATACGCGAATCTGTTTCAAGGTTACTAGCTCCAATCTTATAA
- a CDS encoding tyrosine-protein phosphatase, with amino-acid sequence MYAGVKPFLLTLGVEWEVVLEDYLYSNVTLEKYHNDIFDKIADKVSAEYLEAFKVQFLLQERYLNMALQNILTNYEDIETFLAKEYEITEEVRKEIQDFCLE; translated from the coding sequence ATTTACGCCGGTGTTAAACCGTTTTTATTAACGCTTGGTGTGGAATGGGAAGTGGTTCTGGAAGATTATCTATACTCTAATGTTACATTGGAAAAATACCATAATGATATTTTCGATAAAATAGCAGATAAGGTATCTGCGGAATATCTTGAAGCATTTAAGGTACAGTTTTTATTACAAGAACGTTATTTAAACATGGCTTTACAAAATATCCTTACTAATTATGAAGATATCGAGACATTCTTGGCAAAAGAATACGAAATTACGGAAGAAGTTAGAAAAGAAATTCAAGACTTTTGCTTAGAGTAA
- a CDS encoding ABC transporter substrate-binding protein, protein MKQKRLGLLFFILMLVFALVACSSNDDTTSNEGSNNDTETDDSTDTDDGEEEEATSDGEFAGGTLRIALDAQPPNLDWPTTPATSARDGARLVFETLVTTDEEYKAVPMLAENIDISEDGKTYTFKLREGVKFHNGKEMTSEDVVASMERWLEKSTITGTIFIDATWTATDDYTVVLELQEPSSLTLDTMASAKMGAAIMPKEIIDGAGDEFITDEYIGTGPYVFTEWRQDQYIHFTRYEDYQPVEEEPSGLSGKRIAHFDEIFYYVVPDSSTRLAGLQTGEYDLAYGLPYDVYDQVQNDPNIEAFLTPSSNAFLHFNKSGDIASNQSFRQAVNTALDVDEIMYAAHPNDDLFWVDCGYMDINIKNWASSAGCDENFNLKDPEKAKEYLEEAGYNGEEFKIMLTRDYANYYTAGIVIQEQLKNVGINAVVDVVDWPTFNDKMQSKLDEWDALVIGSSTVSTPPQLLYLSPTFGGGLEDEKVAEMMKALETSASIEEGQQIWDELQEYAVTEVVPVVNLGGVNSLFGLSNKLEGITAFTGLVLWNAKFTE, encoded by the coding sequence ATGAAGCAAAAGAGATTAGGACTATTATTTTTTATTCTTATGTTAGTATTTGCTCTTGTTGCTTGTAGTAGCAATGATGATACAACAAGTAATGAAGGTAGCAATAATGATACGGAAACAGATGATTCAACAGATACTGATGATGGTGAGGAGGAGGAAGCCACATCTGATGGTGAATTTGCTGGTGGAACATTAAGAATTGCTCTAGATGCTCAGCCACCTAACTTAGATTGGCCGACTACTCCAGCAACATCTGCAAGAGATGGGGCAAGATTGGTTTTTGAAACGCTTGTTACAACAGATGAGGAATACAAGGCAGTTCCAATGTTAGCAGAGAATATTGACATTAGTGAAGATGGTAAAACATATACCTTTAAATTAAGAGAAGGTGTTAAATTCCATAATGGAAAAGAAATGACATCTGAGGATGTTGTAGCTTCGATGGAGCGTTGGTTAGAAAAATCAACAATCACAGGTACAATTTTCATTGATGCAACTTGGACAGCGACAGATGATTACACAGTTGTTTTAGAGCTTCAAGAGCCGTCTTCTTTAACTTTAGATACAATGGCATCAGCTAAAATGGGTGCAGCAATTATGCCTAAAGAGATTATTGATGGTGCAGGAGATGAATTTATTACTGATGAATACATTGGTACAGGACCATATGTATTTACAGAATGGAGACAAGATCAATATATTCATTTTACTCGTTATGAGGACTACCAACCTGTAGAAGAAGAGCCGAGCGGTCTAAGTGGTAAAAGAATTGCTCACTTTGATGAAATTTTCTACTATGTTGTACCAGATAGCTCTACACGTTTAGCGGGATTACAAACAGGAGAGTATGATTTAGCATATGGATTACCATATGATGTATATGATCAAGTGCAGAATGATCCAAACATTGAAGCGTTTTTAACACCATCTTCGAATGCATTCTTACACTTTAATAAGAGTGGAGATATTGCCTCAAATCAGAGCTTTAGACAGGCCGTTAATACAGCACTGGATGTAGATGAAATTATGTATGCGGCGCATCCAAATGATGATTTATTCTGGGTAGATTGTGGTTATATGGATATTAATATTAAAAATTGGGCAAGCTCAGCTGGCTGTGATGAAAACTTTAACTTAAAAGATCCAGAAAAAGCAAAAGAATATTTGGAAGAAGCAGGTTATAATGGAGAAGAATTTAAAATCATGTTAACACGTGATTATGCAAACTATTATACAGCAGGAATTGTAATTCAAGAACAATTAAAGAATGTCGGTATAAATGCAGTAGTTGATGTAGTAGATTGGCCAACATTTAATGATAAGATGCAAAGTAAACTAGATGAATGGGATGCACTTGTAATTGGTTCTTCTACAGTAAGTACACCACCACAATTATTATATTTAAGTCCAACTTTTGGTGGAGGTTTAGAGGATGAGAAAGTTGCTGAAATGATGAAAGCACTTGAAACATCTGCTTCCATAGAAGAAGGTCAGCAAATTTGGGATGAATTACAAGAATATGCAGTAACAGAAGTTGTTCCTGTAGTTAATCTAGGTGGAGTAAACTCACTCTTTGGTCTTTCAAATAAATTAGAAGGAATCACTGCATTCACTGGTTTGGTATTATGGAATGCGAAGTTCACAGAATAA
- a CDS encoding PH domain-containing protein: MKLDIRFHPLYMVVSMINLLKGAFIPFILLFIIQLGNQSFIWVAGRYVFVAYIVFSLIRIFLIWRTTTYRLEEDAFILKKGIFSKTRTTITYRRIQNIQRSTSAFHKLLGITSLQFSTAAASSASSVIDIEAISRQEADELEDFVKDLIGDLQSEELAESELEENAVKQKPTQKIYFEATKKQMIKASFTSLRIFIIFPILAFIINQGSELFQMEDVFEEWFELIIASYILLAIVIIILLLLSVVIGMLTTYLQYGRFIISSDEERIYIHRGILSEKSFTIQKKKVQGLKIKQNILKRLLKLSEIRLVNIAQQDEEEASEATNSLYPFLENKEGKRLIKQILPRYFVEPSLQKLPKAAFYTHLIQVPYLFILAVIAYFIWSFSFWWAIAVLVYTMIARILQYLFTRYALEGEFIVYKTGVWSVEAYVTRRNNVMEVSVTQNIFQRLFSLATIQISMRAKPAEIISIEHVPITFAQDVLHWYEQREVQLVEE, encoded by the coding sequence ATGAAGCTAGATATCCGTTTCCACCCATTATATATGGTAGTCAGCATGATAAATCTACTGAAAGGTGCTTTCATTCCCTTTATTCTTTTGTTCATTATCCAGTTAGGAAATCAATCATTTATCTGGGTAGCAGGGCGATATGTTTTTGTTGCGTATATTGTATTTTCACTTATCCGCATATTCCTGATTTGGCGGACAACCACCTATCGTTTAGAAGAAGATGCTTTCATATTAAAGAAAGGGATATTTTCAAAAACTAGAACGACTATCACCTATAGACGAATTCAAAATATTCAAAGGTCAACATCGGCTTTTCATAAATTACTTGGAATCACTTCTCTACAGTTCAGTACGGCAGCTGCATCAAGTGCTTCCTCTGTGATTGATATTGAAGCAATTTCGAGGCAAGAAGCCGATGAATTAGAGGACTTTGTTAAAGACTTAATTGGTGATTTACAGTCCGAAGAATTAGCGGAGTCTGAATTAGAGGAAAATGCTGTGAAACAAAAGCCCACTCAGAAGATATATTTTGAAGCAACGAAAAAGCAAATGATTAAAGCATCCTTTACTTCTTTAAGAATATTTATTATTTTTCCTATTCTAGCCTTTATTATTAATCAAGGCTCGGAATTATTTCAAATGGAGGATGTATTTGAAGAATGGTTTGAATTGATTATCGCGAGTTATATTTTACTAGCAATCGTTATTATAATTTTATTGCTTTTAAGTGTAGTGATCGGAATGCTTACTACTTATTTACAATACGGTCGATTCATTATTTCTAGTGATGAAGAACGTATTTATATTCATCGCGGTATATTATCAGAGAAATCTTTTACCATTCAGAAGAAAAAAGTACAAGGATTAAAAATAAAACAAAATATACTAAAACGGTTATTAAAGCTTTCCGAAATTCGATTAGTAAATATAGCACAACAGGATGAAGAGGAAGCATCAGAAGCAACGAATTCACTTTATCCATTTCTTGAGAATAAGGAAGGAAAACGATTAATCAAGCAAATCTTACCACGCTATTTTGTCGAGCCTTCCTTACAAAAACTGCCGAAAGCGGCATTTTATACTCATTTAATTCAAGTGCCATATTTGTTTATCCTAGCTGTTATCGCGTATTTCATTTGGTCATTTAGTTTTTGGTGGGCGATTGCAGTACTTGTTTATACTATGATAGCTCGAATACTACAATATTTATTCACACGCTATGCATTAGAGGGAGAATTCATTGTGTATAAAACGGGAGTATGGTCAGTGGAGGCATATGTAACACGGAGAAATAATGTGATGGAAGTATCAGTTACACAAAATATATTTCAACGTCTATTCTCCTTAGCAACTATTCAAATATCGATGCGTGCTAAGCCAGCAGAAATAATTTCTATAGAACATGTCCCAATTACTTTTGCACAGGATGTACTACATTGGTATGAGCAACGGGAAGTACAACTGGTTGAAGAATAA
- a CDS encoding PH domain-containing protein, producing MEVFDGSEMENKIAGEYRKVLQIGSVIELAIELIILGVVLALSYYFNWYHWIPWIIYGLIGVFIISFLWTVYFGSKFRVQYWRYYIDEEYVRLKFGKLNRTYQLIPMTKIQFVETNQGPILRKYRLYNLSIGTMGSDHTIPGLSEEVAFKLREEISVYAKVKEVES from the coding sequence ATGGAAGTGTTTGATGGTTCAGAAATGGAAAACAAAATTGCAGGAGAATATCGAAAGGTATTACAAATAGGCAGTGTCATAGAGCTTGCTATCGAATTAATTATTCTTGGTGTAGTTCTTGCTTTAAGCTATTATTTTAATTGGTATCATTGGATTCCATGGATTATTTATGGCTTAATAGGTGTGTTTATCATTTCCTTTCTTTGGACTGTATATTTTGGGTCTAAATTTCGAGTGCAGTATTGGAGATATTATATAGATGAAGAATATGTGCGTTTAAAATTTGGAAAACTAAATAGAACATACCAGCTAATTCCGATGACGAAGATTCAATTTGTTGAGACGAATCAAGGTCCAATATTAAGGAAGTATCGATTATATAATTTATCCATTGGTACAATGGGATCGGATCATACTATCCCTGGGTTATCTGAAGAAGTAGCCTTTAAACTACGTGAGGAAATTAGTGTATATGCGAAAGTGAAGGAAGTGGAATCATGA